In Lathyrus oleraceus cultivar Zhongwan6 chromosome 2, CAAS_Psat_ZW6_1.0, whole genome shotgun sequence, the DNA window TGCATCCATCATCAATTTTGATGTTTCTCACCAAAGTTACATATCAATTGCAGAATAGATGATTTTGAATTCACTTCAGAGTGTGCCATATTCGATTTGCTGGACATCCCATTGTATCATGGCTGGATAGTTGATCCGCAGGTGTTTTGTCTTCTGCAATCTTAATTAATTAGTTCTATCATCTATGTTGTCATATGAATTAGAGAAATTCTAGAAGTTTGCTCTCTTGCCAATTTTCAGACAAGTTCTAATGTTCCAAAAATATCATGTGTGTAGAATGAGATGCAACATATTTTTGCCCGTCAATGTTAGTATAAGAACAATCCTTTGTTTTCAGTGAATTCCAGAGTTTTTGATCAGTAACCTATTTGTCATATGCAAAGTGATACCACACTCCTTTTTTAGCCATTTCACACTTCTGTACTGCATCCATTTTGATGTTGCTAACTAGAATTTGATTTCAGAATGGTCTATAAATGAGTCGTTAGGTTTCATCAGAATCATTTTCTTGTACTTATAGGATTTATGTAGCAGTCTGCAAACCATCTAGTTCTTTGAAAATTAAAAATGCTGTGTCAGTGGCCTCATTGTGTGATATCCTAAATTAATTTGGCCTCCATCCATGTTGGTTCTGATTTTTTATTTGTTGTGTTTTAATAAATTGGTGCGTAAGGCTCAATGTTGTCTGTAAAGTTTAAATGACTGAGTGATCTTTTTGAATAATCACCTCAAAGGTCACTAAAATgttatctttttttttttaaaacatgaagggtttatttattattttatgatgtGTTTGTTTCATATCGAATTCTTCATGTGCTTGTGAACCAGGATCATGATACTGCAACTGCAATTGGATCGAAGTCCTATAATGCCCTTATGGGAGAGCTTGTTTCTCTTGAAACACGGAATGTCGAAACCCTACCAAAAAATAACCCAGAAGAAGAAGATTGTGTTGATTTTGTGGCCGCAACAACTGCTGCTCTTGGAGTTCCTTCTCCCAGTCTTTCGAAAGCTATGTCTTTTGATGGTTCTCCACATTCTGCTTCTGATCAGGCACTAAGAAAAGGTGATCTTGAAGAAGAAGAACAGTTGTTGAGAGCCTTGAAGATGTCTGAAGCTTCAATGAGTGATCCCGTTGAGGATCATGCAAATGATAACAAGGGAGAAGTTTCTTTTGGTTCAGAAGGAAATATGTGTAACAAACAGGCTGTAACCATGGATTCTGAAGATAACATAGGAAAGAACACTGGTAAAGAAAGCAATGACTACCATGAATCTGTACCCTCCATACCTGATGTTTGCACTGCTTCTAGCAAAGACTATAATGAACATACATCTTCTACATCTACACTGGGGGAAACAGCTAATTTGTCCTCAAAGAATGATGCCGTAAGTTGCTTCCATCAACTAACTTCTATGGGACCTGAAGAATCTATTAAACAAAATGATGTAGTTGAGAAGCATAACCTTGATGCATTGGTTCAGAATGAGAGTGTTGCCGTTCTTTCTCCTGAAAAACATTCTGATTTTTTATTTGAGAACTGCACAGATGGTTCTAGGGGGGATGAAAAAGTTCACAATCAATCCTCTCTTATTACATCTATAGATCATGAAGTTTCAGATGAATCTCAAGGACTTGATGCAACAGGAGCACCATGCTTATCTGCAAGCCATACGAATTCGGATTCTTCTAATATCAGATTTCATCAAACTGATGCTTCTGGAACATTCCCTTCAACTGTTGATAGGAGTGAGCCCTTGTATGAAGGAGAGGAATGTGTATTGGATACAAGAACTGGAAATCTTGAGGATCGTGAACCTGTTTATGAAGGTGAGGTGGTGCTTCAGGAACAGGCTGACAAAAGCACCTTATCTGCCCTTGATCTAAGAGCTAAGGAAGAAATTACTCCAGAACAAGGTCAATCTTGCTATGTCTTGGAAATGGATCCAATCTGATTGAAATGTTATTTTCTTAGAAAAGCATTTATTGTTATCTTGATGATAAATGATATCTTTGTCTTTTATTGGTCTTAGGAGAACATGCCAAGAATTTTTTGAGGAATAATGCCAGTCAGTTGACATTTTATGGGTATGTTACCTATTGTCTTATTGGTCCCAAGTTCTTGAACTAATTCCCAGATTTATATATTTTTCTTCACTGGCTTAAGAATTTCACTTTAAATATTATAAACCATAAATGTTTTTGTAGGCTTTTCTGCCTACAAGATGGTCTTAAAGAGCGTGAGTTATGTGTTTTTTTCCGAAACAATCATTTCAGCACCATGTTTAAGGTGAGCACAAAGGCTCATTTCTTTGGTCATTTGGATGAATGATAATGATATTGACTACCCCAAACAGCACTTTTTTTTTCATTGGGCACAAATTTCTTGGCTCTCTGTCTTGTATAGTGTTTCTTTTCAATCCTTAAATTATTCTCGTCTATTCACAGCTCGAGGGTGAACTTTATCTTCTAGCTACAGACCAAGGCTACATAAATCAGCCTGATCTGGTTTGGGAAAAACTAAATGAGGTAAAACACAATTACTCTAGTTTCCAGACCTTTGTTACTCATGTCATCTTAAAATGTTACtattttcttctttcttttctaTGTTGAATCTGACGGGAGTTTATAATTAAGATGATGATATTCTCAGTTAAATGTTCTGAAAACTAAAAGTTTGCCTGCTTGCTGATTTGAGCTTCTCTTGGATAGCTCTTATATACATGTTTTTTTTAGCTTTTCCTGATTATTGAGTAAATTCTGTGTGACAGTGTCCTAATTATACATCTTGTTTTTGTGTAATATTGAATTAAATTGAAGACATAAAAGTTTTTAACGTACTGACTGATCTTTCAGGTCAACGGTGATACACTGTTTATGACTGGCAATTTCAAGGAATTCAAGGTAGAAAGCCATGAAAATAATACCTGGGATGAGAACAATGTTATGACCAGCACTGCTGTATGTTTTTTTCCCCTAAAAAATAAGTAAATATCTATTCTTGAGAATAAAGTTCCGTTGATTTAAAGATTTGACATTTTTCAGGACTATCTTGCCAGCATAGATAGTGCAACACAAGCAGGCTTAGATATCAAGTTGAGTTTCTGAACTTGCTATTAGCACATATACAAACATTTTAATTGTCTCCCTCCCAAAAAAATGTTATTTACTAAATAAGCATCCTTAGTGATGTCAGTGTGTGTTTTGAATTTCACCAACTTCGGGTCTAAAAAACCTTTTTATAAAGCTTCCTAAGAGAGCTTTTGCAAAAAATTATTCCCATAAAATAAAAAGTCCAAACATGAAAACTGCAAACTATTAATTGTTGAATTAACTTGGTTACAATTTTAACTATTCAAAATGGGTTAATAAAACTGAATCTTCTCTGTAATTGTGCCAGTTCTGATTTTCAACTAGCAATAGCCTTGCAACAACAAGAGTTTGAGCAGCAGCCACCACGTCACAATCAACCAACACCATCCACTAGTGGTAGTTCCAGACTGGTCACAGGTCCCCAGGTAAAAGTTATTTTGCAACCTTATAAGAAAAGTTTTTTTCTTGTGTCTTTAGACGAAGTGGTCATAATCACTAAATATTCACATACAACTATGAGGTTCCGGGTTCGAACCCGGAATATGATATCCGGCCTAACAATATCGGCATTTGTTAGTTGAGCAAGAGACTCTTTCTAACATGCACAAGTGAATCAAGGTGTGCACCGTGCACTACCATTTTGAACCATTGGATCAACTAGGCACACTAGGTATAATGCTAACCTACCCGCACCAAATCTTCCCACTCACCATGACAATCACAAACAGAACTTGTTTTGTATGACACCACCACTGTATATCCAATCTTCAATCTCGTAAATTAGAGAATGTGTGTCAAAAGGACCATATTCTTGGACTTGTCCTTGAATTTAACACCATGTTCTTCTCGATGATGCCATTGATTGAAAGCCTATAAtgaaaaaaaacaacaaaaaaaagaATGGAAATGAAAGTAGAATTTAGAATTGGAACTAAATCTGGAATTGAATCCCTTTGTTTTTTGAAAGTGGATATCCGGGAGTGCTTGCTTAATGGAAGGAAGTAGGGAATTAAATTGGAGAAAGAGATAAAAGGCTGCTGTGGCCATTGTAATTTGGAGAGAAGAGAAAAATAGGTCTTGTCAGTTGGTGGTGTGGAAAACAATAAGGGAGGTGTGAGCACACAAATTAGTGAGATCTTTATGCTCGGATAGTAGATACCAGATTGTATCATATATAAAAGCATTGGTTTTGACTACATGGttattttgaatttgaaaattttaGTAAATGCTATTTGCAGGTGGCAAGGAGCACAGTAAGGAATCCATCTTCATCTCCCAAGGCTGATGCAAAATCCAAAGAAAAATGTATAGTGATGTGAATTTCACAAGTTAGAAGCTTGTTTTATAATTCTTGGCCATAACTTTTGTATCCCATAATTACAGTAACCTTATTCCTCATGTCATGTATGTGATGTTAAGGTTAAGTTACTTTGTAAATATTGGAAGTAAATAGTGTAGCACAGTGCCAGGTCTCATCTTCATGAGCTTCAAACCCATTCTGTGCTGATTGGCTGTGCAGCTTTAGTTGAGTAAAAGCCCAGCCCACAATTTTACTATGCCATCTCACCAACGTTGTTGGTGATATTGATGTAAAAAGTCAGAGTAATTTATGGATATTGTTGTTAACTTGCTAGTTAAACGTTGATTGATAGGGGAGGAAATGCATGATATCCAAATTTTCAGATTAAAAGGATTTGAAAATTTTGAAAGGGATTCCATTCTTTTTTCCCATCTATAACCTTTTGTATTCGCTTGTAAGAACTTATGAAATGTTACATAAATTTAACTTTTGCATTATGTATGATTTGAAAACGTTTCGTCTTAGCCCCAAGATGAATAGATGTATTCAAGAGTATTAGTGATGAGAAATTTTGTTTTATGTCATAACATATGTACAATTTTACAtatttttgtagaatttttttcttcaaaacGACTTATAAAGAATAAACGGTGGGAGTAATTTTTAACcaaaaaaaaatctaaaagaTGTGGAGTTTGATATAATAGTTTTTAGAGTAAACATAAGTCAATAtaaattattttgtttttaattaatttttgaGGAGATAGCTGATCTTTCTAATTTATTAGTTTTAATTACTTCTATTTAATATGAAATTTTGGAGATGTTTTATTTACcttttaataatatattttttcattgtatttttaaaaataataaatttttataaatttaattttttgaaattaaaagaTTAATTTTTATACCCTAAAATATAAATATGTATTATTAAAGTtcaaaacataattaaaatgacggttttttttcaaaactttgtatcccacaaataaattttatgaaatattattttaaattttgatatTTAGAAAAAGTTTTAATAAATCTAAATAATACTTTCAGGTCTTATTTTTTTTACCTATTTTAACCACTTTTTCAAGTAATATTTTTGACGAGGATGGGGACGAAGACGATGAAGATTCTTAAAATAATATTCTTGAATTCTTTTTTTTAAATGTTGGATATTTTTTTGAGTTTCAAGATAATTTTCTTATTTTTGGAATTTTTCTAAAATTTAACACAGAATTTTCCATCTTTTGAATCAAGTATTAAATCATATTTCTGACACAAAATTCTTGAGTATGATATATTTGTTTAATACAAAGTTTCTAAAACAATTTTTAAGAATTTTAATGTTTGAGAACTATTTATGAAGATGATCTTCACTTTTATTTAGCGACTCATGTTCTTGGATATGTATGTTTATTCTTTTATGTTCGATATAAGAAAAAATTTCATAGATCATTTCAAGAGTGTTCCATATTTCTTTGGTCGAATTAGAATTAAAAACAAAAAGGTATTCTCTAGTGCCAAGAGCAATCATCATAAAGTTCTTAGCTTTAAaaccaagtttgacttttctatTTTCTTCTCCGGTCCATATGTTACTTTATTTATCTAATATTTCACTATTAACAACGTGAGTAGGGATAAACATATAATTAATAACAAAATCCCTCAAATCAAAATCGACAACTTCTAAAAAGATTTTCATTCTAACTTTCCATAAGTCAACCTTTCACCATCAAACGACGGAGGTGTATTTAAAAAAAACTTCATATTAAAAGAATTGTTTGAAGTCATCATTCTACCTCATGAGACTATTAACTTTATAACATGAGTTAGACTCTAATTGTTGTGAATATAACCCAAGTTAGTTACTTGGTTAGGCCAAAGCCCAAAAGTTAATTAGGATTGGACATGTATATAAATAAATATAGCTTGTAATCCAATTGTATACAATTATATTCATTCAATAATAACACCTATATTTTCTCTACTTTTCTCTCTCTCCCACGAACCCTTCTCTCACACAAGTACCTCATgcactaacaaattggtatctaGATCTCCGGTTTTCTTGATTGTGTTTCAAGAATCACACGTTGGTGATCGTGTTTCCGGGATTATGGGTTGTTAATTGATCGCTGCAAAGATGAACGAGAATAATGGTGGTATACCAAACTCTCTTCCGGTTCTTGACAACAAGAATTGGATTCGATGGAATAAACAAATGCAATTGTTGTTTGGCTTCCATGAAACCCTTGAAGTGGTTACTAATGGTGTTCCTATGCTTGCTGCAAATGCAACTGATGCTCAGAGAGTCAGCCACAAGGATGCCAAGAAGAAAGATTGTAAGGCGTTGTTCTACATTCGTTCGGCGGTAGACTCGATAAATTTTGATTAGATTTCTCATGCTGAATCAGCAAAGGAGACATGGGGTATTCTGGTGAAGTATTACGAAGGCGGTGAGAAGGTTAAAGGCGTCAAGCTGCAGACGCTTCGACGAAAGTACGAATGACTGCAGATGGAAGAAGACGAAAAGATTACATGTTATATTGCTAAGGTGCAGAATCTTGTTCATCTCATGAAAGGTTGTGGTGAAACCAtaactgataagatgatagttgagaaggtaatgCATACGTTAACCTCTCACTTTTATCACGTTATCGTTGATATTCAAGAATCCAACACTCTTGAAACACTGAAGTTGAAAGATTTGACAGGTTCGTTGGAGGCGCGTGAGTTGAGAATTTTTGAAAGAAAAGGCGTTCAAGATTCAATACAGACACTACATGCTCAAACATGGAAAAAACATGGTGGTTCTAACAAGTTCAGAGGCAAGACTCAGAGTAAGAAGTCTTGGTCGAACTCTCAGAAGCATAAGGTCAATTATGAATCCTCCAAAAGAGAAGAAGGAACTTCGACTaataaagaagaaaagaaaggTGTGCAGTGTTACAACTCTGAAAAATGAGGTCACTTAGCCAAacttgttggtgtaagccctagaggccaatacttttggtacttgtatcaaattatttattaataataaaaggctttttctttattacggttgtttaataaagtccctagaatagctagtccgtttaatgcatcaagtgtgacttgatcatgggaccacattaaacataaggacactattcttaaagtatccgtagtcgagctttattgtgaagtgggataacattaaagcattaagactattatgtttgtagactgatgatcacatctcatggatcatggataaagagttatcaagtcttaaacataggtatgaatattaagagtaatatttataccggattgacctgctatgagaatactatatagaaagttatgcaaagtgtcataagttattctcatggtgataatggtgtataccactcttcgacctgaaaccactatggatcctaagtgtagagtcgagtgctttattgctgatccaacattgtctgtaactggataaccataaagacagttgatgggtactccacgaagcatgctgagggacatgagtgacctagatggaatttgcccatcctgcgtaacaggataaatgtctatgggcccaatattgaactggacaaggatgacacggtctataccttgtgttcaatatagacataaggtcaaaggggtaattatacacataattattatcacaggaggttttgtcagatcacatgacattttcgtgtcttgggtagcagtgatgtgttgctagataccgctcactgtttattatgttaaatgcgtgatttaatataattgccaacgtcacgaaaacgtacagggtcacacacaaaggacaaattgatgagagatagag includes these proteins:
- the LOC127120695 gene encoding uncharacterized protein LOC127120695, whose translation is MDTAAPPSSSPSEDPQNQNQHHDLQHQLQQEQQQLSPVKDFLHKTKAIQFLGRTTPIVLQNDNGPCPLLAICNVLLLRNQLGLSLDVAEVSQEKLLSLVAERLIDSNSNVNNKDAGYVENQQQNIADAIDLLPRLATGIDVNLKFTRIDDFEFTSECAIFDLLDIPLYHGWIVDPQDHDTATAIGSKSYNALMGELVSLETRNVETLPKNNPEEEDCVDFVAATTAALGVPSPSLSKAMSFDGSPHSASDQALRKGDLEEEEQLLRALKMSEASMSDPVEDHANDNKGEVSFGSEGNMCNKQAVTMDSEDNIGKNTGKESNDYHESVPSIPDVCTASSKDYNEHTSSTSTLGETANLSSKNDAVSCFHQLTSMGPEESIKQNDVVEKHNLDALVQNESVAVLSPEKHSDFLFENCTDGSRGDEKVHNQSSLITSIDHEVSDESQGLDATGAPCLSASHTNSDSSNIRFHQTDASGTFPSTVDRSEPLYEGEECVLDTRTGNLEDREPVYEGEVVLQEQADKSTLSALDLRAKEEITPEQGEHAKNFLRNNASQLTFYGLFCLQDGLKERELCVFFRNNHFSTMFKLEGELYLLATDQGYINQPDLVWEKLNEVNGDTLFMTGNFKEFKVESHENNTWDENNVMTSTADYLASIDSATQAGLDINSDFQLAIALQQQEFEQQPPRHNQPTPSTSGSSRLVTGPQVARSTVRNPSSSPKADAKSKEKCIVM